In Salmo salar chromosome ssa24, Ssal_v3.1, whole genome shotgun sequence, the following proteins share a genomic window:
- the LOC106585467 gene encoding breakpoint cluster region protein isoform X5, whose product MGETCTEELILDQTSSLIGEVNTSSCSLEDEGDTGPRKPPGTGARLWGKVRSTLLRQKLDPQTLQSKDWQRTVITMNGIEVKLSMKFTSREFSLKRMPSRKQSGVFGVKISVVTKRERSKVPLIVKQCVEEIERRGMEEVGIYRVSGVATDIQALKGAFDANNKDVSVMMSEMDVNAIAGTLKLYFRELPEPLFTDDLYPNFAGGIALSDSVAKESCMLNLLLSLPEPNLVTFLFLLDHLKRIADNESVNKMSFHNLATVFGPTLLRPSEKDSKIPSNATQPITMNDSWSLEVMSQVQVLLYFLQLESIPTPDSKRQSILFSTEV is encoded by the exons ATGGGTGAGACCTGTACTGAAGAGCTGATTCTGGATCAGACCAGCAGTCTGATTGGAGAGGTGAACACTAGCAGCTGTTCTCTGGAGGATGAGGGGGACACAGGTCCCAGGAAGCCCCCAGGCACAGGGGCACGGCTGTGGGGCAAGGTCCGCAGCACTCTGCTCAGACAGAAG CTGGATCCCCAGACCCTACAAAGCAAAGACTGGCAAAGAACAGTCATCACCATGAACGGA ATTGAGGTGAAGCTGTCAATGAAGTTCACCAGCAGAGAGTTCAGTCTAAAGAGAATGCCCTCGCGGAAACAGTCAGGCGTGTTTGGGGTGAAAATAAGTGTTGTAACCAA ACGGGAGCGGTCCAAGGTGCCCCTCATCGTGAAGCAGTGTGTAGAGGAGATAGAGCGCCGGGGCATGGAGGAGGTGGGAATCTACCGGGTCTCAGGGGTGGCTACAGACATCCAGGCCCTGAAGGGTGCATTTGATGCCA ACAATAAGGATGTGTCGGTGATGATGAGTGAGATGGATGTGAATGCCATTGCTGGAACGCTGAAGCTGTATTTCCGGGAGCTGCCGGAACCTCTTTTCACAGATGACCTGTACCCCAACTTCGCTGGAGGCATCG CCCTGTCAGACAGTGTGGCTAAGGAGAGCTGTATGCTGAACCTGCTGCTATCACTCCCAGAACCCAACCTGGTCACCTTCCTCTTCCTGCTGGACCACCTGAAGAG GATTGCTGATAATGAGAGTGTTAACAAGATGTCTTTCCACAACCTGGCCACGGTCTTTGGCCCCACCCTACTCCGCCCCTCTGAGAAAGACAGCAAGATCCCAAGCAATGCCACACAGCCCATCACTATGAATGACAGCTGGTCACTGGAGGTTATGTCACAG